In a genomic window of Fimbriiglobus ruber:
- a CDS encoding beta strand repeat-containing protein, which translates to MITLGSNASLGAASGSTLVVDQPITDGGAGFGVTVNGQPGTPAGAVTYSGATSNTYTGQTQVVQGTFNLDKTGGAIAVAGPLTVGDGASGPAFALWGGSNQLPAADAVTVLSNGTAGLQGNAQTVAALTVTGGQVTTGPAGQLTAGGVNMTGGTITAAAGGQVVLAGDVAATSGAAPAVIAGPGDLNLNGTTRTFAVAAGPAGTDLVVTAPIVGTSSEGLTKTGTGVMELDAANSYTGPTTIAAGTLRLASTGSINSVSLTGGTLAGTGAAGEVSGFAGGQSPAVGVIAPELSGTPNVGLDTGDVTMGPQTTLAVQLSAPTHPTPTANVDYTQLNVTGNADVTGAALGGSVAGNVQVGDTFTILQTTGTVSGEFASGTSAFINGQKFGVTYNSDSVVLTKVLAATSVTLGSTVNPSADGQTVMITATVTPEAGAAAIPTTDTVTFTLDGVTYPAVPVNASGVATFDPQAALAHRLITGSYTITAHFNGDNVNAAPSDATPYTQVVNPPAAGPLVVTPPAISPNNPTSVGVDDVATFTDTIQDFNTTVNWTLTITSAATGAPVRVFTGTGTAVSQVWDGTDGTPGGFVPDGTYTGTLTFVDADGQTAPAVSASVVVDNTSPTAGPLVASNPVFSDVASPGAKTTTTFTDTLAGAAGVTLSWSVTVTDANGNQVQSFTGTGTAVSATWNGADFNGNPVPEGAYTATLTFQDSAGNQGTPISSAPITTGVIVDNTPPATAGLNGSTPNIAPADPAAGAKTAVTFSTVIADAHPGPWAVTITDPNGNVVQTYTGTGATVSVTWNGQDATGAVVPDGGYTATLTYSDAAGNAGSPATAGVVVYDAGPTVTLATNSPTVYGTTATFTATVSVLYPSLAKNLIGGTVQFASGSTFLGSGTIAAVNGQYQATFSSAGLPAGAYNVTAQYVASANFNTGTSAAAAVTVSQAPLTVTANNQTAPIGQAIPSLTYTATGLLGSDTLSGSLATTATAGSPAGAYAITQGTLNNPNYAITFVPATLTIGTSAYPSSNGITAVGAGAGGGPLVNVYNPDGSLKTSFTVFDPSFTGGVRVTTVDFNGDGVPDYVVGSGPGMPSQVEILDGKTGAVIFSVQPFESTFTGGVFVAAGDLTGKGYPDLIVTPDEGGGPVVVVYDGAAAAQGQVDQVARFFGIQDPNFRGGARAAVGDLTGAGYGDLIVSAGFGGGPRVAGYDGLSVVSGSQTPTKLFADFFAFEPSVQNGAYVAVGDVNGDGKADLILGAGPGGGPRVLILDGSDIVNNVQTPLANFFAGDPNNRSGVPVAAKDLDGSSDIGVVAGDGAGDGSTVTAYTGQSILAAGGNTPQDAYSLDAFPGFTGGVYVG; encoded by the coding sequence GTGATCACCCTCGGCAGCAACGCGAGCCTCGGCGCGGCTTCCGGGAGTACACTCGTCGTCGATCAGCCGATCACCGACGGCGGCGCCGGGTTCGGGGTCACCGTGAACGGGCAGCCCGGGACGCCCGCGGGGGCCGTCACGTATTCGGGCGCGACCAGCAACACCTACACGGGTCAGACGCAAGTCGTCCAGGGGACGTTCAACCTGGACAAGACGGGCGGGGCGATCGCCGTGGCGGGCCCCCTGACCGTCGGGGACGGGGCGTCCGGCCCGGCGTTCGCCCTCTGGGGCGGGTCGAACCAGCTCCCGGCCGCGGACGCCGTGACCGTCCTCTCGAACGGCACGGCGGGCCTGCAAGGGAACGCCCAGACCGTCGCCGCGCTCACGGTCACCGGCGGCCAGGTCACGACCGGGCCGGCCGGCCAGTTGACCGCCGGCGGCGTGAACATGACCGGCGGGACGATCACCGCGGCCGCCGGCGGGCAAGTCGTCCTCGCCGGGGACGTGGCGGCCACGTCGGGCGCCGCGCCCGCGGTGATCGCCGGCCCGGGGGATCTTAATTTGAACGGGACGACCCGGACGTTCGCGGTCGCCGCCGGGCCCGCCGGGACCGACCTCGTGGTCACCGCCCCGATCGTCGGGACGTCCAGCGAGGGCCTCACGAAGACCGGCACCGGGGTCATGGAGCTCGACGCCGCCAACAGTTATACGGGCCCCACGACGATCGCCGCCGGCACCCTGCGGCTCGCCAGCACCGGCTCGATCAATTCCGTCTCGCTGACCGGCGGGACGCTGGCCGGGACCGGGGCCGCGGGCGAAGTGAGCGGGTTCGCGGGCGGCCAGAGCCCGGCTGTCGGGGTCATCGCTCCGGAACTCTCGGGCACCCCGAACGTCGGCCTGGACACCGGCGACGTGACGATGGGGCCGCAGACCACGCTCGCGGTCCAGCTGTCCGCGCCGACCCACCCGACGCCGACGGCCAACGTCGACTACACCCAGTTGAACGTGACCGGGAACGCCGACGTGACCGGGGCCGCGCTCGGCGGGTCGGTCGCCGGCAACGTCCAGGTGGGCGACACCTTTACCATCCTACAGACGACCGGGACGGTGTCCGGGGAGTTCGCGTCCGGGACGAGCGCGTTCATCAACGGGCAGAAGTTCGGCGTGACCTACAACTCCGATTCCGTGGTCCTGACGAAAGTTCTCGCGGCCACGAGCGTGACGCTCGGGTCGACGGTCAACCCGTCGGCCGACGGCCAGACCGTCATGATTACCGCGACGGTCACCCCGGAGGCCGGGGCGGCCGCCATCCCGACGACCGACACGGTCACGTTCACCCTCGACGGGGTCACGTACCCGGCCGTGCCGGTGAACGCGTCCGGGGTGGCCACGTTCGACCCGCAGGCCGCCCTCGCGCACCGGCTCATCACCGGGTCGTACACGATCACCGCGCACTTCAACGGGGACAACGTCAACGCGGCCCCGTCCGACGCGACCCCGTACACCCAGGTGGTCAACCCGCCGGCGGCCGGGCCGCTCGTCGTCACCCCGCCGGCCATCTCCCCGAACAACCCGACGAGCGTCGGGGTGGACGACGTCGCGACCTTTACCGACACCATCCAGGACTTCAACACGACGGTCAACTGGACACTGACGATCACGTCCGCGGCGACCGGGGCGCCGGTCCGGGTGTTCACCGGGACCGGGACGGCGGTGTCCCAGGTGTGGGACGGGACGGACGGCACGCCCGGCGGGTTCGTGCCGGACGGGACGTACACCGGCACCCTGACGTTCGTCGACGCGGACGGCCAGACGGCCCCCGCGGTGTCCGCCAGCGTGGTCGTCGACAACACCTCCCCGACGGCGGGCCCGCTGGTCGCCAGCAACCCGGTGTTCTCGGACGTCGCCAGCCCGGGGGCGAAGACGACCACGACGTTCACGGACACCCTCGCCGGCGCGGCCGGGGTGACCCTCTCCTGGTCGGTGACCGTCACCGACGCGAACGGGAACCAGGTCCAGTCGTTCACCGGCACCGGGACGGCCGTCTCCGCGACGTGGAACGGGGCCGACTTCAACGGGAACCCGGTGCCCGAGGGGGCGTACACGGCGACCCTCACGTTCCAGGACTCGGCCGGGAACCAGGGGACGCCGATCAGCAGCGCCCCGATCACCACCGGGGTGATCGTCGACAACACCCCGCCGGCGACGGCCGGGCTGAACGGGTCGACGCCGAACATCGCCCCGGCCGACCCGGCCGCCGGGGCCAAGACCGCGGTGACGTTCTCCACCGTGATCGCCGACGCCCACCCGGGCCCGTGGGCGGTGACCATCACCGACCCGAACGGCAACGTCGTGCAGACGTACACCGGGACCGGGGCGACCGTTTCGGTGACCTGGAACGGGCAGGACGCGACCGGCGCGGTCGTCCCGGACGGCGGGTACACCGCGACCCTGACGTACTCCGACGCGGCCGGCAACGCCGGGTCCCCGGCGACCGCCGGGGTCGTCGTTTACGACGCCGGCCCGACCGTCACCCTCGCCACCAACAGCCCGACCGTGTATGGGACGACGGCGACGTTCACCGCGACGGTGTCCGTCCTGTACCCGTCGCTGGCCAAGAATCTGATCGGCGGGACGGTCCAGTTCGCGAGCGGGTCGACGTTCCTCGGCAGCGGGACGATCGCCGCCGTCAACGGCCAGTACCAGGCGACGTTCAGCTCGGCCGGCCTGCCCGCCGGGGCGTACAACGTGACCGCCCAGTACGTCGCGAGTGCCAACTTCAACACCGGGACGTCCGCGGCGGCCGCGGTGACCGTGTCCCAGGCCCCGCTGACCGTCACCGCCAACAACCAGACGGCCCCGATCGGCCAGGCGATCCCGTCGCTGACCTACACGGCGACCGGCCTGCTCGGGTCCGACACCCTGTCCGGGTCGCTGGCGACCACCGCGACCGCCGGCAGCCCGGCCGGGGCGTACGCGATCACCCAGGGCACCCTGAACAACCCCAACTACGCGATCACGTTCGTCCCCGCGACGCTCACGATCGGGACCTCCGCGTACCCGTCGTCGAACGGGATCACGGCCGTCGGGGCCGGGGCGGGCGGCGGGCCGCTCGTGAACGTGTACAACCCGGACGGGTCGCTCAAGACGTCGTTCACCGTCTTCGACCCGTCGTTCACCGGCGGGGTCCGGGTGACCACGGTCGACTTCAACGGCGACGGCGTCCCGGACTACGTGGTCGGATCCGGGCCGGGCATGCCGAGCCAGGTCGAGATCCTGGACGGGAAGACCGGGGCGGTGATCTTCAGCGTCCAGCCGTTCGAGTCCACGTTCACCGGCGGGGTGTTCGTCGCGGCCGGGGATCTGACCGGCAAGGGTTACCCCGACCTGATCGTCACCCCGGACGAGGGCGGCGGGCCGGTCGTGGTCGTGTACGACGGGGCGGCCGCGGCGCAAGGCCAGGTCGACCAGGTGGCCCGGTTCTTCGGCATCCAGGACCCGAACTTCCGCGGCGGGGCCCGGGCGGCCGTCGGCGATCTCACCGGGGCCGGGTACGGGGACCTGATCGTTTCGGCCGGGTTCGGCGGCGGCCCGCGGGTGGCCGGGTACGACGGCCTCTCGGTCGTCTCCGGGTCCCAAACCCCGACCAAGCTGTTCGCGGACTTCTTCGCGTTCGAGCCGTCGGTCCAGAACGGGGCGTACGTGGCCGTCGGCGACGTGAACGGGGACGGGAAGGCCGACCTGATCCTCGGGGCCGGTCCGGGCGGCGGGCCGCGGGTTCTGATCCTGGACGGGTCGGACATCGTGAATAACGTGCAGACCCCGCTGGCGAACTTCTTCGCCGGCGACCCGAACAACCGCAGTGGGGTTCCGGTCGCCGCGAAGGATCTCGACGGCAGCAGCGACATCGGCGTCGTCGCCGGCGACGGGGCCGGGGACGGGTCGACGGTGACGGCGTACACCGGCCAGAGCATCCTGGCGGCCGGCGGCAACACCCCGCAAGACGCGTACAGCCTCGACGCGTTCCCCGGGTTCACCGGCGGCGTGTACGTCGGCTAA